In Methanolobus chelungpuianus, the following proteins share a genomic window:
- a CDS encoding nucleotide sugar dehydrogenase — MNNSNKLESILRERGPIKKIGVIGMGYVGIPAAALFADSDKFDHVLGFQRASSSSGYKINMLNRGESPLKGEEPGLEELLAKVVKAGKFECTSDFSKIAELDAVTLAIQTPFADSKALEPDFGALKDGIRNVGKYLQPGMLVVLESTITPRTTDTMAREILEQESGLVAGEDFALAHAPERVMVGRLLRNIQEHDRIVGGIDGPSTQRAVELYTPVLTKGKVISMTATAAEVTKTAENTFRDLQIAAANQLALYCEAMGINVYDVRAGIDSLKGEGITRAILWPGAGVGGHCLTKDTYHLERGVKLGTEQLDYPADAESIYVLARRVNDFMPVHMFNLTGAALGRVNGKIEGSKIAMLGWAFINDSDDARNPPSEPYRDMAIEAGADVMVHDPHVLQYPDVEIHKDIGKVLKGADAVVIFTGHKEYFGLSPESIRELTGRDNPVIIDGRNVINPDMFIDAGFVYKGIGRGDKNQHPIKKQ; from the coding sequence ATGAACAATAGCAATAAACTTGAGAGTATTTTAAGGGAGAGAGGCCCCATAAAAAAGATAGGGGTCATTGGTATGGGATATGTGGGTATTCCTGCAGCGGCACTGTTCGCCGATTCTGACAAGTTTGACCATGTACTGGGGTTCCAGCGGGCTTCCTCTTCATCGGGTTACAAGATAAACATGCTCAACCGCGGGGAGAGCCCTCTTAAGGGCGAGGAACCGGGACTGGAGGAGCTGCTGGCAAAGGTCGTGAAGGCAGGGAAGTTCGAGTGTACATCGGATTTCTCAAAGATAGCTGAACTGGATGCCGTGACGCTTGCCATCCAGACGCCCTTTGCGGACTCGAAGGCCCTTGAGCCTGATTTCGGGGCCCTGAAGGACGGCATACGCAATGTGGGAAAATACCTGCAGCCTGGCATGCTTGTGGTGCTTGAGTCCACAATCACGCCTAGAACGACCGATACCATGGCCCGCGAGATACTGGAACAGGAGTCCGGCCTCGTGGCTGGCGAGGACTTCGCACTGGCCCATGCCCCCGAAAGGGTGATGGTGGGCAGGCTGCTGCGTAATATCCAGGAGCACGACCGCATCGTGGGCGGAATCGACGGCCCGAGTACGCAGAGGGCTGTGGAGCTCTACACCCCGGTGCTGACAAAGGGAAAGGTCATATCCATGACAGCCACCGCAGCAGAGGTAACAAAGACAGCCGAGAATACCTTCAGGGACCTGCAGATCGCAGCAGCCAACCAGCTTGCTTTATACTGCGAGGCCATGGGGATCAATGTATATGACGTAAGGGCCGGCATTGACAGCCTCAAGGGCGAGGGCATCACCAGGGCCATCCTCTGGCCGGGTGCAGGCGTGGGCGGACACTGCCTGACCAAGGATACCTACCACCTGGAGCGCGGTGTGAAGCTCGGCACAGAACAGCTGGATTATCCTGCAGACGCCGAGTCCATTTACGTGCTTGCAAGAAGGGTCAATGACTTCATGCCGGTCCACATGTTCAACCTTACCGGGGCAGCCCTTGGCAGGGTGAACGGGAAGATAGAGGGCTCGAAGATAGCCATGCTTGGCTGGGCTTTCATCAACGACTCGGACGACGCACGCAACCCGCCATCCGAGCCTTACAGGGATATGGCCATCGAGGCAGGGGCAGATGTCATGGTGCATGATCCCCATGTGCTCCAGTATCCTGATGTGGAGATACACAAGGATATCGGGAAGGTGCTTAAGGGAGCTGACGCGGTCGTCATCTTTACGGGCCATAAGGAGTATTTCGGCCTAAGTCCGGAGAGCATCAGGGAGCTGACAGGCAGGGACAATCCTGTCATAATCGACGGAAGGAACGTCATTAACCCGGACATGTTCATTGATGCAGGTTTTGTCTACAAGGGCATTGGCCGCGGGGACAAGAACCAGCACCCTATAAAAAAGCAGTAA
- a CDS encoding VanZ family protein, protein MPSLSENKVVAQLVLWSLHLARGSLGAVSRVLRYDYWKNRKYLFLTITIAYAAMIFYLSSRSDIAVPTHLFKIPIMYAIKDFLEDAGIYFVTDLVKFAYAHKDKVAHMFLYFGLGVFLHMTFSSSDNSVMRRYAAPFAFIVGILYGISDEIHQSYVPGRTSSVADLFANGLGLMLAQVILLGLILWGLHERKKRKHQD, encoded by the coding sequence ATGCCAAGTCTATCAGAGAATAAAGTTGTGGCTCAGCTGGTCCTTTGGTCGCTCCACCTGGCAAGGGGCTCCCTAGGTGCGGTCAGCAGGGTCCTGAGATATGATTACTGGAAGAACAGGAAATACCTGTTCCTCACAATTACCATCGCCTATGCGGCCATGATATTCTACCTCTCATCAAGGTCTGATATAGCAGTGCCTACACATCTGTTCAAGATACCGATAATGTACGCAATCAAGGATTTCCTGGAGGACGCAGGCATCTATTTTGTCACCGATCTCGTGAAATTTGCCTATGCTCACAAGGACAAGGTCGCCCACATGTTCCTTTACTTCGGGCTGGGTGTCTTCCTGCACATGACCTTCAGTAGCTCTGATAACTCGGTAATGAGGAGATATGCGGCTCCCTTTGCGTTCATAGTAGGCATACTGTACGGCATAAGCGATGAGATCCACCAGTCCTACGTGCCGGGACGTACAAGCAGTGTTGCAGACCTGTTTGCCAACGGTCTCGGACTCATGCTGGCCCAAGTGATCCTCCTCGGGCTTATACTATGGGGCCTCCATGAGAGGAAAAAAAGAAAGCACCAGGATTAG
- a CDS encoding UDP-N-acetylglucosamine 3-dehydrogenase → MIRAGVIGAGAMGKNHIRIYSEMPDVELVGISDIDQDLVQGLAKQYGTEAFTDYRQLLAKGLDAVSIVVPTRMHRQVAIDAIEAGANVLVEKPIADSVENAEAIIDAAKEQKRFVMVGHIERFNPAVIRLKEIIDSGLLGKIVSISTTRVGPYNPRIRDVGVILDIGVHDIDVISYLYNRRANQVYAVAGADIHSQEDHATIHMRFDNEFSGLVEVNWLTPHKVRKLTAVGVKGVAYLDYVDQTVELHDSGWVRKAKIEQKEPLKNELEHFVRCIRDCKQPYPAGEDGMHALHVGLAAIRSYKDRQLIQI, encoded by the coding sequence GTGATAAGAGCAGGGGTCATTGGCGCCGGAGCCATGGGAAAGAACCATATACGCATCTACAGCGAGATGCCGGATGTGGAGCTTGTGGGTATTTCCGACATAGACCAGGACCTTGTGCAGGGGCTTGCAAAACAGTACGGGACCGAGGCGTTCACCGACTACAGGCAACTCCTTGCAAAGGGCCTGGATGCGGTGAGCATCGTTGTGCCCACAAGGATGCACCGGCAGGTGGCTATCGATGCTATTGAGGCAGGCGCTAATGTCCTGGTGGAAAAGCCCATTGCAGACAGTGTGGAGAATGCCGAGGCCATCATCGATGCAGCAAAGGAGCAAAAGCGCTTTGTCATGGTGGGCCATATCGAGCGCTTCAATCCTGCGGTCATCAGGCTCAAGGAGATCATCGATTCAGGACTGCTCGGCAAGATAGTGTCCATCTCCACAACCAGGGTCGGGCCCTATAATCCCAGGATAAGGGATGTGGGAGTCATCCTTGACATAGGGGTGCATGATATCGATGTGATATCCTACCTTTACAACAGGCGGGCCAACCAGGTGTATGCGGTGGCCGGCGCCGACATACATTCCCAGGAGGACCATGCGACAATCCACATGCGCTTTGACAACGAGTTCTCAGGGCTGGTGGAAGTGAACTGGCTCACCCCTCACAAGGTGAGAAAGCTCACGGCCGTGGGCGTGAAGGGTGTCGCCTACCTGGACTACGTGGACCAGACCGTGGAACTGCATGACAGCGGCTGGGTGCGCAAGGCTAAGATAGAGCAGAAAGAGCCTCTGAAGAACGAGCTTGAACATTTCGTCCGGTGCATACGGGACTGCAAGCAGCCATATCCTGCAGGCGAGGACGGGATGCATGCCCTCCATGTGGGACTGGCGGCCATCCGATCCTATAAGGACAGGCAGCTGATCCAGATATAA
- a CDS encoding PAS domain S-box protein, giving the protein MTDRTEENRKLKRLVRSSEALFQSSATDSGYQATVDALVEISGAKYAAFILYEGNGGCFTTVAISGPPAHIEEASSVLGMELKGSRRDIDSRVEERIRSNSIIRFRELNELTDGIVPCGTIRLLQKRFGVGETVVAGVGKDNTTMGYFIILMPSGKTLEDEELVEIFARQAGLLISRKKAEEELRKREMLLNTAQRLAHMGSWEFDLTTGLIYASEEALKIYGAENRPFTITETQKASLPQYRQVLDQAMTGLIRGEQPYDVQFQVIRQSDGAIRHVHSVAEYNPQTNKVIGTIQDITESKLAHATLEESESKYRTLFEAALSPVLITDAEGNYIDANKAALEFLETEIGSLKKRKVGDYDPPHLREKQAEEHAPFLQPKTLETVYEVNGKEKILLLNVVPVETKEGTRLYGIGQDITERKLTERKLAEEAAWRQLLIERSRDGIVILDMDGKVYEANDKFATILGYTPEELLDLYVWDWDRQWEPEQLLHMIRNPHQQEDHFATRHMRKDGTLIDVEISSNEVTREGQQLVFCTCRDVSDRMRTQEALLEREKNYREIFNSTGEAIFIHDAATGKIIDLNDAMLKMYGYTGKEKILSSTIADMSAGTFPYISEMSPEMDTEGSDNEPFIFEWLAKKENGELFWVEVSRKRTEIGGKDRVLAVVRDITESRMAREQIRKRTETLDMALEATRAGIWELDLRTGVISLEGLGSWEKITGYTPADFGQLNLEVWSMLTHPDDRPSVYRQLYDIIASNKEFYVAEYRMRHRNGEWVWVQANGRISEYDRDGRPLRMYGTHIPIGERKEIEGELKSSEENFRTLFATLDNIIIVGTYDGKVLYANPALSNKLGYTFEEISTLGSLGIYPHSGQKEAMEAVEVALEGDTDTCVLPLQHRNGTLIPVETRLWCGKWNGEDCIFSMSRDLSQQQEALTKFQKLFDSNPAFMALMSYPDFTFIDVNKAFLQRMGLDKEKIAGENIWSLQAAHSMQFADRETMMEIGEELRSAGRVQNRETITITGRGEIVYGLFSAEIIDSLAQKILLVVITDITAQKKAEEEATAASRAKSEFLANMSHEMRTPLNGIIGFTDLLMQTDLKEPQMQYMQAVYTSATSLLDLINDVLDLSKIEAGKLELDPERTDLVEMCEQITDIVKHKAHEKGLELLLDISPQLPRYVAADRLRLKQVLINLLGNAVKFTEKGEVELKVESSSRTFMDTAGIIFSVRDTGIGIARESHSRIFSSFSQADGSITRRYGGTGLGLTISNRLIEKMGSRLEFESEPGKGSTFHFTVTFPAETGRMAMEEDPADVRRALIVDDNSSNRSILHGMLSAAGIRTDTASCGEEALGMIGDRNSYDLIVTDHSMPSMDGLELAGMIRNELGIPAESCPVILLHNSPDGSLVHERCKALGIGAVISKPAGISQLMGAITRLCSAERGYAEAACEEEKGHEAGKRYQECSILIAEDNVINMALASTIISGLLPRARLIKATDGRQAVRAFKDTGPDMIFMDIQMPELSGYDASRAIRKIEADTGGNDRRVPIIALTAGTVKGEKERCLEAGMDDYTTKPVVAATIRSLMCKWLPGSKPGRDTGPSHQISDRVRFDRDRLLDNVNGDEELLNRLVGMALSSFAQHLENIRCSLAGNDLEQLRRDVHRIKGSALNVGFNILGELAGEIEEALESNGQIIPGLLEEMQTEIRHLESELKEGPDRHLPASLP; this is encoded by the coding sequence ATGACAGACAGAACGGAAGAGAACAGGAAACTAAAAAGACTGGTTAGATCCTCAGAGGCACTTTTCCAGAGTTCGGCCACTGATAGTGGATACCAGGCAACGGTAGATGCCCTTGTGGAAATATCCGGAGCAAAATATGCAGCCTTTATTCTTTATGAAGGAAATGGAGGATGCTTTACCACAGTGGCCATTTCAGGCCCACCTGCACATATCGAAGAGGCCAGCTCCGTACTGGGCATGGAACTTAAAGGGAGCAGGCGGGATATTGACAGCCGCGTTGAAGAGAGGATCCGGAGCAACAGCATCATCCGCTTCAGGGAGCTGAATGAGCTGACCGATGGCATTGTTCCCTGCGGGACCATAAGATTGCTGCAAAAGAGGTTCGGTGTAGGGGAAACTGTGGTTGCCGGGGTAGGGAAAGATAATACCACCATGGGCTATTTCATTATCCTGATGCCTTCCGGCAAAACACTGGAGGATGAAGAGCTTGTGGAGATATTTGCGCGACAGGCAGGACTTCTCATAAGCCGCAAAAAAGCAGAGGAAGAGCTGCGCAAAAGAGAGATGCTGCTTAACACTGCCCAGAGGTTAGCTCATATGGGCAGCTGGGAGTTTGACCTCACCACAGGCCTGATATACGCATCCGAAGAAGCCCTTAAGATATACGGGGCAGAGAACAGGCCTTTCACTATTACCGAGACACAGAAGGCTTCACTGCCCCAATACCGGCAGGTCCTTGACCAGGCCATGACGGGCCTGATAAGAGGGGAACAGCCTTATGACGTGCAGTTCCAGGTAATAAGACAGAGCGACGGTGCGATCCGCCACGTCCATTCGGTTGCGGAGTACAACCCTCAAACGAACAAGGTCATCGGCACCATACAGGACATCACCGAAAGCAAACTCGCACATGCAACCCTCGAGGAGAGCGAGAGCAAGTACCGCACCCTGTTCGAGGCCGCGCTCAGCCCGGTGCTCATTACAGACGCGGAAGGTAATTATATCGATGCCAACAAGGCAGCCCTGGAATTCCTGGAAACCGAAATTGGGTCACTGAAAAAGAGAAAAGTAGGAGATTACGACCCTCCGCATCTGCGTGAGAAACAGGCTGAAGAACATGCACCCTTCCTGCAGCCAAAGACGCTTGAAACAGTGTATGAGGTCAATGGAAAGGAGAAGATACTGCTTTTGAATGTAGTCCCTGTAGAGACCAAGGAAGGAACGCGCTTATACGGCATCGGGCAGGATATCACCGAACGCAAGCTTACCGAGAGGAAACTTGCAGAAGAGGCCGCATGGAGGCAGCTTCTTATAGAGAGGTCCCGCGACGGGATAGTTATACTGGACATGGATGGGAAGGTCTATGAAGCCAATGACAAGTTTGCCACAATACTCGGCTACACTCCGGAAGAGCTTCTTGACCTGTATGTATGGGACTGGGACAGGCAGTGGGAGCCTGAACAGTTGCTGCACATGATACGGAATCCCCATCAACAGGAGGATCATTTCGCCACACGTCACATGCGCAAGGATGGGACACTGATAGATGTGGAAATAAGCTCCAACGAAGTTACCCGTGAGGGGCAGCAGCTGGTTTTCTGCACGTGCAGGGATGTCTCCGACCGCATGCGCACCCAGGAAGCACTGCTTGAAAGAGAGAAGAACTACCGGGAAATATTCAATTCCACCGGCGAGGCGATCTTTATCCATGATGCCGCCACCGGGAAGATAATCGATTTGAACGACGCCATGCTGAAGATGTACGGCTACACCGGCAAGGAAAAGATCCTTTCCAGTACCATAGCCGATATGAGTGCCGGAACTTTCCCCTACATAAGTGAGATGAGCCCGGAAATGGATACGGAGGGGAGTGACAATGAGCCCTTTATCTTTGAATGGCTGGCAAAGAAAGAGAACGGGGAGCTTTTCTGGGTAGAGGTCTCGCGCAAGAGGACAGAGATCGGGGGCAAGGACAGGGTGCTTGCCGTGGTCCGCGACATCACCGAGAGCAGGATGGCCCGGGAGCAGATACGCAAGAGGACGGAGACGCTGGATATGGCCCTGGAGGCCACACGCGCCGGAATATGGGAGCTGGACCTGAGGACCGGCGTTATCAGCCTTGAGGGGCTGGGCAGCTGGGAAAAGATAACAGGATACACTCCTGCTGACTTCGGGCAGCTCAACCTGGAAGTCTGGTCCATGCTTACACATCCGGATGACCGGCCTTCGGTTTACAGGCAACTCTATGACATCATAGCATCAAACAAAGAGTTCTACGTAGCAGAATACCGCATGAGGCACAGGAACGGCGAGTGGGTGTGGGTGCAGGCCAACGGGAGAATATCCGAATATGACAGGGACGGCAGGCCGCTCCGCATGTACGGGACGCACATACCCATTGGCGAGCGCAAGGAAATAGAAGGCGAGCTCAAGTCCAGCGAGGAGAACTTCAGGACCCTTTTCGCGACCCTTGACAACATCATAATAGTCGGAACATATGATGGAAAGGTATTGTATGCAAACCCCGCACTCAGCAACAAACTCGGATACACTTTTGAAGAGATCAGCACCCTCGGCAGCCTCGGGATCTATCCGCACAGCGGACAGAAGGAAGCCATGGAAGCCGTTGAAGTCGCATTGGAAGGTGATACGGACACATGCGTCCTGCCGCTCCAGCACCGGAACGGAACTTTAATACCGGTGGAGACCCGCCTGTGGTGTGGCAAATGGAATGGTGAGGACTGTATATTCTCCATGTCCAGGGACCTCTCGCAGCAGCAGGAAGCCCTGACAAAGTTCCAGAAGCTCTTTGACAGCAATCCGGCATTCATGGCCCTGATGAGTTATCCCGACTTTACTTTTATCGATGTGAACAAAGCATTCCTGCAGAGGATGGGACTGGATAAGGAAAAGATCGCAGGTGAGAATATATGGTCACTGCAGGCTGCTCATTCAATGCAGTTCGCCGACAGGGAAACAATGATGGAGATCGGTGAAGAACTGAGAAGCGCAGGCAGAGTGCAAAACAGGGAAACCATTACAATCACAGGTAGGGGAGAGATCGTTTACGGGCTTTTCTCTGCCGAGATAATTGACAGCCTTGCCCAGAAGATCCTCCTGGTCGTGATCACTGATATCACCGCCCAGAAAAAGGCCGAAGAGGAAGCTACCGCAGCCAGCCGGGCCAAGTCGGAGTTCCTTGCCAATATGAGCCATGAGATGCGCACCCCCCTTAACGGTATAATCGGGTTCACCGACCTGCTCATGCAGACCGACCTGAAGGAGCCTCAAATGCAGTATATGCAGGCGGTCTACACTTCAGCGACCTCACTGCTTGACCTGATAAACGACGTGCTGGACCTGTCCAAGATAGAGGCAGGCAAGCTGGAGCTCGATCCTGAGAGGACGGACCTTGTAGAAATGTGCGAGCAGATAACAGACATCGTGAAACATAAGGCGCATGAGAAGGGACTCGAGCTGCTGCTGGACATCTCCCCGCAACTGCCGCGCTATGTTGCAGCTGACAGGTTAAGGCTTAAGCAGGTGCTTATCAACCTGCTGGGCAATGCGGTCAAGTTCACGGAAAAAGGAGAGGTGGAGCTTAAGGTCGAATCGTCATCCCGAACTTTCATGGATACGGCCGGTATAATATTCTCAGTAAGGGACACAGGGATAGGTATTGCAAGGGAAAGCCATTCCAGGATATTCAGTTCCTTCTCGCAGGCGGATGGCTCCATCACACGCAGGTACGGCGGGACAGGGCTTGGCCTGACCATCTCCAACCGACTGATCGAGAAGATGGGCTCAAGGCTTGAATTTGAAAGCGAGCCCGGAAAAGGGAGCACATTCCATTTCACCGTCACCTTCCCTGCAGAGACAGGAAGGATGGCCATGGAAGAAGATCCCGCAGATGTCCGCAGAGCTCTTATCGTTGACGACAACAGCAGTAATCGCTCCATATTACATGGCATGCTCTCTGCAGCAGGCATCAGGACCGATACGGCATCCTGCGGCGAGGAGGCACTGGGGATGATCGGCGACAGGAACAGCTACGATCTTATTGTAACAGACCACAGCATGCCGTCTATGGACGGACTTGAACTGGCCGGTATGATACGCAATGAACTGGGCATCCCTGCGGAATCCTGTCCTGTCATCCTCCTGCACAATTCCCCGGATGGCTCGCTGGTACATGAGAGATGCAAAGCCCTGGGTATCGGGGCAGTTATCAGCAAGCCGGCCGGGATCAGCCAGCTCATGGGAGCAATCACCCGACTCTGTTCTGCAGAGAGAGGATATGCCGAAGCAGCCTGTGAGGAGGAAAAGGGACACGAAGCGGGGAAACGGTATCAGGAGTGTAGCATTCTGATAGCGGAGGACAATGTGATCAATATGGCTCTCGCATCCACGATCATCTCGGGCCTGCTCCCGCGGGCCAGGCTGATAAAAGCGACTGACGGGCGGCAGGCTGTCCGGGCCTTTAAGGATACGGGACCGGATATGATATTCATGGATATCCAGATGCCTGAGCTAAGCGGATACGATGCTTCCAGGGCCATCCGGAAGATAGAGGCAGATACCGGCGGAAATGACAGGCGCGTACCTATAATAGCGCTTACGGCAGGAACTGTGAAAGGGGAAAAGGAGCGCTGCCTGGAAGCAGGTATGGACGACTATACTACCAAACCCGTGGTGGCGGCAACCATCAGGTCCCTCATGTGCAAATGGCTTCCGGGATCAAAACCTGGCAGGGACACGGGGCCTTCACATCAAATATCAGACCGTGTCCGTTTTGACAGGGACAGGTTGCTGGATAATGTGAACGGTGATGAGGAATTGCTTAACAGGCTTGTAGGTATGGCACTGAGTTCTTTTGCACAGCACCTTGAAAATATCAGATGCTCATTAGCCGGAAACGACCTGGAACAGTTAAGGCGGGATGTGCACAGGATAAAGGGATCTGCACTGAATGTTGGTTTCAATATCCTTGGAGAGCTGGCCGGGGAGATAGAAGAGGCATTGGAAAGCAACGGGCAGATAATACCCGGACTGCTTGAAGAGATGCAGACAGAGATCAGACACCTCGAAAGCGAACTGAAGGAAGGTCCTGACAGACACCTGCCGGCATCTTTACCATAA
- a CDS encoding metal-dependent hydrolase: MPYPVFHLMFFVFCISLAGVFAVFGSSFKREMSLKDTRHIGFLLIVGSIGSLFPDVPAVWNYLLYGTLSHTRIGPLPTHSLLFGVVAFVLAVSSGYLIYRNISRACSIGVFAEAAFLSHLLLDDVADGGLTYLYPLYNEPLSIFIFMNVSLSGVDFFYYNFACFVSVFFIFCVMLMALLALRDLGFGFRYEPME; the protein is encoded by the coding sequence ATGCCCTACCCGGTATTCCACCTGATGTTCTTCGTGTTCTGCATTTCCCTCGCAGGGGTATTTGCAGTGTTCGGCTCTTCCTTTAAGAGGGAAATGAGCCTGAAGGACACCAGGCATATAGGATTTCTGCTAATCGTGGGAAGCATAGGCTCCCTTTTCCCGGACGTGCCTGCAGTATGGAACTATTTACTCTACGGCACCCTCAGTCACACAAGGATAGGTCCGCTGCCGACGCACTCGCTGCTTTTCGGGGTCGTGGCTTTTGTCCTTGCAGTATCGTCCGGGTACCTTATCTACAGGAACATATCGAGAGCCTGCTCGATTGGCGTGTTCGCAGAGGCGGCTTTCCTTTCGCACCTGCTCCTGGATGATGTTGCCGACGGTGGCCTGACCTACCTCTATCCCCTATACAACGAGCCTCTGAGCATTTTCATATTCATGAACGTAAGCCTGTCGGGTGTGGACTTCTTTTACTATAACTTCGCATGCTTCGTGTCAGTTTTCTTCATATTCTGCGTGATGCTCATGGCACTCCTGGCCCTCAGGGACCTGGGGTTCGGGTTCAGGTACGAGCCTATGGAATAA
- a CDS encoding acyltransferase, whose translation MHNIKNSYIHTSVRIYGSTTVGENSTVMENVILGYPQHDILLGITEQGKQIEELDFPGCEIGSSSFIRAGTTIFSNVKAGSRLRTGHNAMIRERTVIGDNVLVGTNVIIDGNVSIGNNVSIQGNAYIPTHVTIEDNVFIGPCAVLANDKYPIRGEYHPEGPVIRKGASIGANSTLVPGVEIGEGAMVAAGALVTKDVPPWKLALGCPARIADLPEKLQSLNKI comes from the coding sequence ATGCACAATATTAAAAATAGTTACATCCATACATCTGTAAGGATTTACGGGTCCACGACCGTAGGGGAGAATAGTACGGTAATGGAGAACGTGATCCTGGGATATCCGCAACATGACATCCTGCTCGGGATCACTGAACAGGGTAAGCAGATAGAGGAACTTGACTTCCCTGGCTGCGAGATAGGCAGCAGCTCGTTCATCAGGGCGGGGACGACCATTTTCAGCAATGTGAAGGCCGGCAGCAGGTTGAGGACGGGCCATAATGCCATGATCAGGGAAAGGACGGTCATCGGGGACAATGTGCTCGTGGGAACCAACGTGATAATCGACGGCAACGTGAGCATCGGTAACAATGTCAGTATCCAGGGAAATGCTTATATCCCGACCCATGTGACCATAGAAGACAACGTGTTCATCGGCCCCTGTGCAGTGCTGGCCAATGATAAGTATCCCATAAGGGGAGAATACCATCCGGAAGGACCTGTCATAAGGAAAGGCGCTTCCATAGGTGCTAACTCTACCCTGGTCCCGGGAGTCGAGATAGGAGAAGGGGCCATGGTGGCCGCCGGGGCGCTTGTCACAAAGGATGTGCCCCCCTGGAAACTTGCCCTGGGTTGCCCTGCAAGGATAGCAGACCTGCCTGAAAAACTGCAGAGCCTGAACAAGATATGA
- a CDS encoding DegT/DnrJ/EryC1/StrS family aminotransferase, with protein sequence MILVAKPQIDEAEIEAVSEVLRSGMIAQGQRVADFEQAFAEYNGVDHAVAVNSGTAALHAALLAHGIGKGDEVITSPFSFVATANSVLFTGATPVFADIEPEAFSLDPDLVAEKITPRTKAIMPVHLYGHPADMDAMRDLAEDKRLLLIEDACQSHGATFRGKKVGSFGTGAFSFYPTKNMTTSEGGMLTTDSREVAEKARMIRAHGSAQRYLHEMLGFNLRMTDICAAIGLVQLDKLDGYTAKRQQNAEKLTKGLKDAGNIVCPAIKEGCSHVFHQYTIRTEKRDDLAAYLNSRGIGTGIHYPIPIHRQPYYQELGYTDSMPISEKASREVLSLPVHPQLAEEDLDLIINAIKEWSGNR encoded by the coding sequence ATGATACTTGTAGCAAAGCCGCAAATTGATGAAGCCGAGATAGAGGCCGTCAGTGAGGTGCTGCGCTCGGGGATGATAGCCCAGGGCCAGCGCGTAGCAGATTTCGAACAGGCCTTCGCAGAATACAACGGTGTCGATCATGCTGTTGCAGTGAACTCAGGGACAGCCGCCCTGCATGCTGCCCTGCTGGCCCACGGGATTGGAAAAGGGGATGAAGTGATAACAAGCCCCTTCAGTTTTGTAGCCACAGCGAACTCCGTGCTGTTCACAGGCGCAACGCCGGTGTTTGCAGATATCGAACCTGAGGCCTTCAGCCTGGACCCGGACCTTGTGGCTGAAAAGATAACTCCCAGGACAAAGGCCATCATGCCCGTGCACCTGTACGGCCATCCGGCCGATATGGATGCCATGAGAGACCTTGCAGAGGATAAGCGTTTACTGCTCATCGAGGATGCATGCCAGTCCCATGGCGCCACCTTCAGGGGGAAGAAGGTCGGCTCCTTCGGAACGGGAGCGTTCAGCTTCTATCCCACCAAGAACATGACCACCAGCGAGGGCGGCATGCTCACGACCGATAGCAGGGAAGTGGCCGAGAAGGCCCGCATGATACGGGCGCACGGCTCAGCACAGCGTTACCTGCATGAGATGCTGGGTTTCAACCTGCGCATGACCGATATCTGCGCAGCCATCGGCCTTGTGCAGCTGGATAAGCTGGACGGCTATACAGCAAAAAGGCAGCAGAATGCAGAGAAGCTCACAAAGGGACTGAAGGATGCCGGGAACATCGTGTGCCCGGCCATAAAGGAGGGATGCAGCCATGTATTCCACCAGTACACCATACGCACCGAGAAGAGAGACGACCTTGCAGCATACCTCAACAGCAGGGGCATAGGCACAGGGATACATTACCCTATTCCCATACACAGGCAGCCCTACTACCAGGAACTGGGCTACACCGACAGCATGCCCATCTCGGAGAAGGCCAGCAGGGAAGTCCTCTCCCTGCCGGTACACCCCCAGCTTGCAGAGGAAGACCTTGACCTTATTATAAACGCAATAAAAGAATGGAGTGGTAACAGGTGA